Proteins from one Embleya scabrispora genomic window:
- a CDS encoding DLW-39 family protein: MKKLILVALAAVAGLLVYRQIQADRAEQDLWTEATDAVPAGTGTR, translated from the coding sequence ATGAAGAAGCTGATCCTGGTGGCTTTGGCTGCTGTAGCCGGCCTGTTGGTCTACCGGCAGATTCAGGCGGATCGGGCCGAGCAGGATCTGTGGACCGAGGCGACGGACGCGGTTCCGGCGGGTACCGGCACTCGCTGA
- a CDS encoding helix-turn-helix domain-containing protein, with product MNGVEQGERTTGTERRTGVAAPPAAHTDDEVEGVGDARRALGGFLRARRSRVAPEHVGLVGGHRRRVRGLRREELAQLAGISVDYYVRLEQGRATQPSPRCSTHSPGRSASTPPSTDT from the coding sequence ATGAACGGGGTGGAGCAGGGCGAGCGTACGACCGGCACCGAGCGGCGCACCGGGGTGGCGGCCCCGCCCGCGGCGCACACCGACGACGAGGTCGAAGGCGTCGGCGATGCCCGGCGCGCGCTGGGCGGCTTCCTGCGGGCCCGCCGAAGCCGCGTCGCACCGGAGCACGTCGGGCTCGTCGGCGGCCATCGACGCCGGGTCCGCGGCCTGCGCCGCGAGGAGTTGGCCCAGCTCGCCGGGATCAGCGTCGACTACTACGTACGCCTCGAACAGGGTCGGGCCACCCAGCCCTCCCCGAGGTGCTCGACGCACTCGCCCGGGCGCTCGGCCTCGACGCCGCCGAGCACCGACACCTGA
- a CDS encoding NAD(P)H-dependent oxidoreductase — MNPTTPQTGRPSPSTSPRKVLVVAAHPEPRSLNGALTEFAVERLRAAGHHVRVSDLYAMKWKAAVDGDDFPEHVADDRLRVMAESQRATLAGRLAPEIAAEQEKVLWADAVVLQFPMWWFSAPAMLKGWIDRVFTAGFAYGPEVPPPYSEGALAGRRALLSVTAGARETAFSDRGIHGRLAELLFPLQHGLFWFAGLTPLEPFAVFGSNDVSPERFEAAKEEYGRRLDALFTDEPVAFRSLVGGDYDREMRLLSGIEEPGTSGIDLHVRSGA; from the coding sequence ATGAACCCCACCACACCGCAGACCGGCCGGCCCTCGCCCTCGACCTCGCCGCGAAAGGTCCTCGTCGTCGCCGCCCATCCCGAGCCGCGCTCGCTCAACGGCGCGCTGACCGAGTTCGCCGTCGAGCGGCTGCGGGCGGCGGGGCACCACGTGCGGGTGTCCGACCTGTACGCGATGAAGTGGAAGGCGGCCGTGGACGGCGACGACTTCCCGGAGCACGTCGCGGACGACCGCCTTCGGGTGATGGCCGAGTCGCAGCGGGCCACGCTGGCCGGGCGGCTGGCCCCGGAGATCGCCGCCGAGCAGGAGAAGGTGCTCTGGGCGGACGCGGTCGTCCTGCAGTTCCCGATGTGGTGGTTCTCCGCGCCGGCGATGTTGAAGGGGTGGATCGACAGGGTGTTCACCGCCGGATTCGCCTACGGTCCGGAGGTCCCGCCCCCGTACAGCGAGGGCGCGTTGGCCGGGCGGCGGGCGTTGTTGTCGGTGACGGCCGGCGCCCGGGAGACCGCGTTCTCCGACCGGGGCATCCACGGGCGGTTGGCGGAACTGCTCTTCCCGCTCCAGCACGGGTTGTTCTGGTTCGCCGGCCTGACCCCGCTGGAGCCGTTCGCGGTGTTCGGTTCGAACGACGTCTCGCCGGAGCGGTTCGAGGCGGCGAAGGAGGAGTACGGCCGACGGCTGGACGCGCTGTTCACCGACGAGCCGGTGGCCTTCCGCTCGCTCGTCGGCGGCGACTACGACCGCGAGATGCGGTTGTTGTCGGGCATCGAGGAGCCCGGGACGAGCGGGATCGACTTGCACGTGCGGTCGGGTGCCTGA